In Alistipes ihumii AP11, a genomic segment contains:
- the hisD gene encoding histidinol dehydrogenase, with amino-acid sequence MRITVNPPKSEWADLLRRPQIDAPVIGERVAAILERVRAGGDRAVLDLTAEIDSVALDSLEVAPEEIERAEAAVSPELKRAIATAAEHIERFHAAQRPRTVDLETAPGVRCLQRAVPIRRVGLYVPGGSAPLFSTVLMLAVPARVAGCEQIVLCTPPQKDGSVAPAVLYAASIAGVRRIFKAGGAQAIGAMAYGTQSIPRVDKIFGPGNQYVTAAKQQVASSSVAIDMPAGPSEVLVMADSTAVPAFVAADLLSQAEHGPDSQTVLLTPSRGLAEQVAREVERQLAALPRRQTAALAIENSRIVVLDSPDEMIEMSNAYAPEHLILSVEEPWAVAERITAAGSVFLGNYTPESAGDYASGTNHTLPTYGWARSMSGVNLDSFLRKITYQQITPDGLRGLGPTIETMASAEGLDAHRNAVTIRLESL; translated from the coding sequence ATGCGAATTACGGTGAATCCCCCAAAAAGCGAGTGGGCCGATCTGCTCCGCCGTCCGCAGATCGACGCGCCGGTCATCGGCGAGCGGGTGGCGGCCATACTCGAACGGGTCCGCGCCGGAGGCGACCGGGCCGTGCTCGATCTGACCGCCGAGATCGACTCGGTCGCGCTCGACTCGCTCGAGGTCGCGCCCGAAGAGATCGAACGGGCCGAAGCGGCCGTCTCGCCCGAACTCAAACGTGCCATCGCGACGGCGGCCGAGCATATCGAACGGTTCCATGCCGCCCAGCGGCCTCGGACGGTCGATTTGGAAACGGCTCCCGGCGTGCGGTGTCTCCAGCGGGCCGTGCCGATCCGACGGGTCGGGCTCTACGTGCCGGGCGGATCGGCTCCGTTGTTCTCGACCGTGCTGATGCTGGCCGTTCCGGCCCGCGTAGCCGGCTGCGAACAGATCGTGCTGTGCACCCCTCCGCAGAAAGACGGAAGCGTAGCCCCCGCCGTGCTGTATGCGGCGTCGATCGCAGGCGTCCGGCGCATATTCAAGGCAGGCGGCGCGCAGGCGATCGGAGCGATGGCTTACGGCACGCAGAGCATCCCGCGCGTAGACAAGATTTTCGGACCGGGCAACCAGTACGTCACGGCTGCCAAGCAGCAGGTCGCCTCGTCTTCCGTTGCGATCGATATGCCGGCCGGGCCTTCCGAAGTGCTCGTCATGGCCGATTCGACGGCCGTTCCGGCATTCGTGGCCGCCGACCTGCTGTCGCAGGCCGAGCACGGGCCCGACTCCCAGACCGTCCTGCTCACTCCGTCGCGCGGGCTGGCCGAGCAAGTCGCCCGGGAAGTGGAGCGACAGCTCGCCGCGCTGCCTCGCCGGCAAACGGCCGCGCTCGCGATCGAGAACAGCCGTATCGTCGTGCTGGACTCTCCGGACGAGATGATCGAGATGAGCAACGCCTACGCGCCGGAGCACCTGATCCTGTCGGTCGAGGAGCCGTGGGCCGTCGCCGAGCGCATCACGGCCGCAGGAAGCGTCTTTCTGGGCAACTACACGCCCGAAAGCGCCGGCGACTACGCCTCGGGAACGAACCACACGCTGCCGACCTACGGCTGGGCCCGCTCGATGAGCGGAGTGAACCTCGACAGCTTCCTCCGCAAGATCACCTATCAGCAGATCACGCCCGACGGACTGCGCGGCCTCGGCCCGACGATCGAGACGATGGCCTCGGCCGAGGGCCTCGACGCGCACCGCAACGCCGTGACGATCCGCCTCGAATCCCTGTAA
- the hisG gene encoding ATP phosphoribosyltransferase, giving the protein MLRIAIQAKGRLNEESIGLLAEAGVSIEDSKRKLLARSDGFPLEVLYLRDDDIPQAVSMGVADLGVVGLNEVEEKGFDVEIVHRLGFGKCRLSLAVPKTEPYDGLSYFEGKRVATSYPVILSRFFREKGIAAEIHEIAGSVEIAPSVGMADAIFDIVSSGGTLVTNGLKEVEQVLFSEAVLIGGRALSDDKRQILSQLLFRIEAVERSRGLKYVLMNLPHAKIPEAVRILPGMKSPTILPLAQEGWSSMHVVINERELWSKIEQLKAIGAEDILVLSLEKMIR; this is encoded by the coding sequence ATGCTGAGAATAGCGATTCAAGCCAAAGGAAGGCTCAACGAAGAGAGTATCGGACTGCTCGCCGAGGCGGGCGTATCGATCGAGGACAGCAAGCGCAAGCTGCTCGCGCGCAGCGACGGTTTCCCTCTGGAAGTGCTCTACCTGCGCGACGACGATATTCCTCAGGCCGTGTCGATGGGCGTGGCCGACCTGGGAGTCGTCGGCCTGAACGAAGTCGAGGAGAAAGGTTTCGACGTGGAAATCGTCCACCGGCTCGGATTCGGCAAGTGCCGGCTGTCGCTGGCCGTCCCGAAAACGGAGCCCTACGACGGTCTGTCGTACTTCGAAGGCAAACGCGTCGCCACGTCCTATCCGGTCATCTTGTCGCGCTTCTTCCGGGAGAAAGGCATAGCGGCCGAAATCCATGAAATCGCCGGTTCGGTCGAAATCGCCCCGTCGGTCGGCATGGCCGACGCGATTTTCGATATCGTCAGCTCGGGCGGCACGCTCGTCACCAACGGGCTGAAGGAGGTCGAGCAGGTACTCTTCTCGGAAGCGGTGCTCATAGGCGGCCGTGCGCTGAGCGACGACAAGCGGCAGATCCTCTCGCAATTGCTGTTCCGAATCGAGGCCGTCGAGCGCAGCCGGGGCCTGAAGTACGTGCTGATGAACCTGCCTCACGCGAAGATACCCGAGGCCGTGCGCATTCTGCCCGGCATGAAAAGTCCGACGATCCTGCCGCTGGCGCAGGAGGGCTGGAGCTCGATGCACGTCGTAATCAACGAACGCGAGCTGTGGAGCAAAATCGAACAACTCAAGGCGATCGGGGCCGAGGATATTCTGGTGCTGTCGCTCGAAAAAATGATACGCTGA
- a CDS encoding alpha-galactosidase — MNRMYAKARIGLLALVALFVLLPSAGKSQSRQRMAVPEDMERWIKTVFAKGHVPPFSFVYDGKPSAQFIRKWKYSASKGASDEAGTIKYLFTYTDPVTGLKVACRVTGFEEFGAVEWMLYFTNTSQRNSAMLTDVKVTDFGMEAGKDASFTLHHAVGSNGGRDDFWPLSTPVETDKSVYITPEGGRSSDHTGFPFMNLEASDGRGAIVAVGWTGNWYVDVSQQTPGTATLASGMKNMNLYLLPDETIRTPLVCMLFWQDEDRMVGHNTFRRFMLAHHSPKLNGRFAEYPFSGGYSWGDPAPCNEYCCLTEDFALALTKRYAQFGIVPEVFWLDAGWYKGCGGPDFTGKNWYNTVGTWEVDEKRFPNGLKPLSEAAHEAGAKFMVWFEPERVAVGSRIAEEHPEWLLKRSNDPNNLLFDLGNPEALNWMCEHIGDLIEKNGIDYYRQDFNMHISPYWAEADEPDRVGIHEIRHVEGLYAYWDYLRERFPGLLIDNCAGGGRRLDLETMSRSAPLWRTDYSYGEVNGYQCHTYGLNFYLPIHGTGLYKTDPYSVRSALGSAAVLNWKLNVLEGSIADMQQIIAQYKELRPYYYEDYYPLTGTARELTFDNAWLAYQMHRPSDRSGIVVAFRRKDNQQGSIRVRLRGVDPAKTYRVLNDNDGTVTTRSGAELAEGIDLQIAEAPGSLLLRYSEAGE; from the coding sequence ATGAATCGAATGTATGCAAAGGCACGCATCGGACTGCTCGCCCTCGTGGCGCTGTTCGTTCTGCTGCCTTCGGCCGGCAAAAGCCAGAGCCGGCAACGAATGGCCGTTCCCGAGGACATGGAGCGCTGGATCAAGACGGTTTTCGCCAAAGGACACGTTCCTCCCTTCTCGTTCGTCTACGACGGCAAGCCGTCGGCCCAGTTCATCCGCAAATGGAAATACTCGGCAAGCAAGGGAGCGAGCGACGAAGCGGGAACGATCAAATACCTGTTCACCTACACCGATCCCGTCACCGGTCTGAAAGTAGCCTGCCGTGTCACGGGCTTCGAGGAGTTCGGCGCCGTCGAGTGGATGCTGTACTTTACGAATACATCGCAGCGCAACTCCGCCATGCTGACCGACGTCAAGGTCACCGATTTCGGCATGGAGGCGGGAAAGGACGCTTCCTTCACGCTGCACCATGCCGTGGGAAGCAACGGCGGCCGCGACGACTTCTGGCCGCTGTCGACGCCGGTGGAAACGGACAAATCGGTTTATATCACCCCCGAAGGCGGACGCTCGTCGGACCATACCGGATTTCCGTTCATGAATCTCGAGGCATCGGACGGACGGGGCGCGATCGTCGCCGTCGGCTGGACCGGCAACTGGTACGTCGACGTATCGCAGCAGACGCCCGGCACCGCGACGCTGGCCTCGGGCATGAAGAACATGAACCTCTACCTGCTGCCGGACGAGACGATCCGCACGCCGCTCGTATGCATGCTGTTCTGGCAGGACGAAGACCGCATGGTCGGCCATAACACGTTCCGCCGTTTCATGCTCGCCCACCATTCGCCCAAACTGAACGGCCGCTTCGCCGAATATCCGTTCTCGGGCGGATACAGCTGGGGCGATCCCGCACCCTGCAACGAGTACTGCTGCCTGACAGAAGATTTCGCCCTCGCGCTGACCAAGCGCTACGCCCAGTTCGGCATCGTGCCCGAAGTCTTCTGGCTCGACGCCGGATGGTACAAGGGATGCGGCGGCCCCGACTTCACGGGGAAAAACTGGTATAACACGGTAGGCACATGGGAGGTGGACGAGAAGCGTTTCCCGAACGGACTGAAGCCGCTGTCGGAAGCCGCGCACGAAGCCGGCGCCAAGTTCATGGTATGGTTCGAACCCGAACGCGTCGCCGTAGGCAGCCGGATCGCGGAGGAACATCCCGAATGGCTGCTCAAGCGTTCGAACGATCCGAACAATCTGCTGTTCGATCTGGGCAACCCCGAAGCGCTCAACTGGATGTGCGAGCATATCGGCGACCTGATCGAGAAAAACGGCATCGACTATTATCGTCAGGACTTCAACATGCATATCAGCCCCTACTGGGCCGAAGCCGACGAGCCCGACCGGGTGGGCATCCACGAAATTCGGCACGTCGAGGGCCTGTACGCCTACTGGGACTATCTGCGCGAACGTTTCCCGGGCCTGCTGATCGACAACTGCGCGGGAGGCGGACGGCGTCTCGATCTGGAGACCATGTCGCGCAGCGCTCCGCTGTGGCGGACCGACTACAGCTACGGAGAAGTGAACGGCTATCAGTGCCATACCTACGGACTGAATTTCTACCTGCCGATTCACGGCACAGGTCTTTACAAGACCGATCCGTACAGCGTCCGCTCGGCTCTCGGCAGCGCCGCCGTGCTGAACTGGAAGCTCAACGTGCTCGAAGGCTCGATCGCCGACATGCAACAGATCATCGCCCAATACAAGGAGCTCCGGCCTTACTATTACGAGGATTACTATCCGCTGACGGGAACGGCCCGCGAGCTGACCTTCGACAATGCATGGCTCGCCTACCAGATGCACCGCCCGTCGGACCGGAGCGGCATCGTCGTCGCCTTCCGCCGCAAGGACAATCAGCAGGGCTCGATCCGCGTCCGGTTGCGGGGCGTCGATCCGGCGAAGACCTACCGAGTGCTGAACGACAACGACGGAACGGTCACGACCCGCTCGGGCGCGGAGCTGGCCGAGGGCATCGACCTGCAGATCGCCGAGGCGCCGGGCTCGTTGCTGCTGCGCTATTCGGAAGCAGGGGAATAA
- a CDS encoding 4'-phosphopantetheinyl transferase family protein, which translates to MPVTLRHTLPGCSFALWRIDEDTARLAPLCTGQENAWAGTLAPERRRREWLAWHAALHEEAPAEETFYRPSGAPALRSGKHIAVSHAGGYAALMLCDVPCGLDIERADRDFTKTEERFLAPDERKLLESAGGLSAGIVWCAKEALYKWSGLGGLDWLRDIRITKIDPVRETLEGTAGGKRIGLKVIPHPELHIVFCAG; encoded by the coding sequence ATGCCCGTTACGCTACGACATACCCTGCCCGGCTGCTCGTTCGCACTGTGGCGGATCGACGAGGACACAGCCCGTCTCGCCCCGCTTTGTACCGGGCAGGAAAACGCATGGGCCGGGACGCTGGCTCCGGAGCGCCGTCGCCGCGAATGGCTCGCATGGCATGCCGCGCTGCACGAGGAAGCCCCTGCCGAGGAAACGTTCTATCGGCCGTCCGGAGCGCCGGCCCTGCGAAGCGGAAAGCACATCGCCGTCAGCCACGCCGGCGGATATGCCGCGCTGATGCTCTGCGACGTCCCGTGCGGACTCGACATCGAACGGGCGGACCGCGATTTCACGAAGACGGAGGAAAGGTTTCTCGCTCCGGACGAGCGGAAGTTGCTGGAATCCGCGGGCGGTCTGTCCGCCGGTATCGTCTGGTGCGCCAAGGAAGCGCTCTACAAATGGTCGGGACTCGGCGGACTCGACTGGCTCCGCGACATCCGCATCACGAAAATCGATCCGGTCCGGGAAACGCTCGAAGGAACGGCCGGAGGAAAGCGCATCGGGCTGAAAGTCATCCCGCACCCCGAGCTGCATATCGTCTTCTGCGCCGGATAG
- the carB gene encoding carbamoyl-phosphate synthase (glutamine-hydrolyzing) large subunit: protein MQKINKVEKVILLGSGALKIGEAGEFDYSGSQALKALKEEGVYTVLINPNIATIQTSENIADKVYFLPVTPEYVEKVIEKERPQGILLAFGGQTALNCGVQLYRSGVLEKYGVQVMGTPVQAIIDTEDREKFVEKLDEIDVKTIKSEAVTSVAEAKRVAHELGYPIIIRAAYTLGGLGSGFCDNDEELDALANKAFSYSPQILVEKSLKGWKEVEYEVVRDRYDNCITVCNMENFDPLGIHTGESIVVAPSQTLSNSEYHKLRELAIKIIRHIGVIGECNVQYALDPNSEDYRVIEVNARLSRSSALASKATGYPLAFIAAKLGLGYGLHELKNNVTKSTTACFEPALDYIVCKIPRWDLGKFKGVSRELGSSMKSVGEVMAIGRNFEEVIQKGLRMIGQGMHGFVANKEFEVDDIDAALTHPTDKRIFVIAHALKNGYTVERIHELTKIDRWFLEKLQNIIRIENELEQHNNITHVPDELLLEAKQRGFSDFQLARTVAKSTAKSIDADMLAIRSYRKMRGITPYVKQIDTLAAEYPAMTNYLYVTYSASAHDIDFPHDNRSVIVLGSGAYRIGSSVEFDWCSVSALNTIRQQGLRSVMINYNPETVSTDYDICDRLYFDELTLERVLDITDLEIPRGVIVSTGGQIPNNLAMRLQSQHVPILGTSATDIDHAEDRHKFSAMLDEIGVDQPRWRELTTMDDIYRFVDEVGFPVLIRPSYVLSGAAMNVVSNRSELEHFLTLATNVSKQYPVVVTEFIENAKEIEIDAVARGGEVLIYAISEHVEFAGVHSGDATMVFPPQKMYVETMRRIKKIAREVARMLNISGPFNMQLMAKDNEIKVIECNLRASRSFPFVSKVLKVNFIDIATKIMLGIEPDVPHKSAFELDYVGIKAPQFSFSRLQKADPVLGVEMASTGEVGCIGENFHEAILKSMMSVGYAIPKKNILLSTGDSRSKMDMLSAAKALQEKGYNIFATKGTAQFLETNGVHATVLHWPDQSEQPNTLTYIKEKKIDLVVNIPKNLSKTELSNDYTIRRSAIDFNIPLITNARLASAFITAFCKLDKQDIKIKSWNEY from the coding sequence ATGCAGAAAATAAACAAGGTAGAGAAAGTGATCCTGCTCGGGTCGGGAGCGCTTAAGATCGGCGAGGCCGGGGAATTCGACTACTCGGGCTCTCAAGCGCTCAAGGCGCTCAAGGAGGAAGGCGTCTACACGGTGCTCATCAACCCGAACATCGCTACGATCCAAACTTCGGAGAACATCGCCGACAAGGTTTATTTCCTGCCCGTCACGCCCGAGTACGTCGAGAAGGTAATCGAGAAGGAGCGCCCGCAGGGCATCCTGCTCGCGTTCGGCGGCCAGACGGCCCTGAACTGCGGCGTACAGCTCTACCGCAGCGGCGTGCTCGAAAAATACGGCGTGCAGGTAATGGGCACGCCCGTACAGGCGATCATCGACACGGAGGACCGGGAGAAGTTCGTCGAGAAACTCGACGAGATCGACGTGAAGACGATCAAGAGCGAGGCCGTCACGTCGGTGGCCGAGGCCAAGCGCGTCGCGCACGAACTGGGCTACCCGATCATTATCCGCGCGGCCTATACGCTCGGCGGACTCGGGTCGGGCTTCTGCGACAACGACGAGGAGCTGGACGCGCTGGCGAACAAGGCGTTCTCGTACTCGCCGCAGATACTCGTCGAAAAGTCGCTCAAGGGCTGGAAGGAGGTCGAGTACGAGGTCGTGCGCGACCGCTACGACAACTGCATCACGGTCTGCAACATGGAGAACTTCGACCCGCTGGGCATCCACACCGGCGAGAGCATCGTCGTCGCCCCGTCGCAGACGCTGTCGAACTCCGAGTACCACAAGCTGCGCGAGCTGGCGATCAAGATCATCCGCCACATCGGCGTGATCGGCGAGTGCAACGTGCAGTACGCCCTCGACCCGAACTCGGAGGACTACCGCGTGATCGAAGTCAACGCGCGTCTGAGCCGCTCGTCGGCGCTGGCGTCCAAGGCCACCGGCTACCCGCTCGCGTTCATAGCCGCGAAGCTCGGCCTCGGCTACGGTCTGCACGAGCTGAAGAACAACGTGACCAAGAGCACGACGGCCTGCTTCGAGCCGGCGCTCGACTATATCGTCTGCAAGATACCGCGCTGGGACCTGGGCAAGTTCAAAGGCGTCTCGCGCGAGCTGGGATCGAGCATGAAGTCCGTCGGCGAGGTGATGGCCATCGGCCGTAACTTCGAGGAAGTGATCCAGAAGGGACTGCGGATGATCGGACAGGGCATGCACGGCTTCGTCGCGAACAAGGAGTTCGAGGTCGACGACATCGACGCCGCGCTCACCCATCCGACCGACAAGCGCATCTTCGTCATCGCGCACGCGCTGAAGAACGGGTACACCGTCGAGCGCATCCACGAGCTGACGAAGATCGACCGCTGGTTCCTCGAGAAGTTGCAGAACATCATCCGGATCGAGAACGAGCTGGAGCAGCACAACAACATCACCCATGTGCCCGACGAGCTGCTGCTCGAGGCCAAACAGCGCGGCTTCTCGGATTTCCAGCTCGCCCGCACGGTAGCCAAGAGCACGGCCAAGAGCATCGACGCCGACATGCTCGCGATCCGGAGCTACCGCAAAATGCGCGGCATCACGCCCTACGTCAAGCAGATCGACACGCTGGCGGCCGAGTACCCGGCCATGACGAACTACCTGTACGTCACCTACAGCGCCTCGGCGCACGACATCGACTTTCCGCACGACAACCGCTCGGTCATCGTGCTCGGGTCGGGAGCCTACCGCATCGGAAGTTCGGTCGAGTTCGACTGGTGCAGCGTCAGCGCGCTGAACACGATCCGCCAGCAGGGACTTCGCTCGGTGATGATCAACTACAATCCCGAGACGGTCTCGACCGACTACGACATCTGCGACCGGCTCTACTTCGACGAGCTGACGCTCGAGCGGGTGCTGGACATCACCGATCTGGAGATTCCGCGAGGCGTGATCGTCTCGACCGGCGGACAAATACCCAATAACCTGGCCATGCGCCTTCAGTCGCAGCACGTGCCGATTCTGGGCACCTCGGCCACCGACATCGACCATGCCGAGGACCGGCACAAGTTCTCGGCCATGCTCGACGAGATCGGCGTCGACCAGCCCCGCTGGCGGGAACTCACGACGATGGACGATATCTACCGTTTCGTCGACGAGGTGGGATTCCCCGTGCTGATCCGTCCGAGCTACGTACTCTCGGGCGCGGCGATGAACGTCGTGTCGAACCGCTCCGAGCTGGAGCACTTCCTGACGCTGGCGACCAACGTGTCGAAACAGTATCCGGTCGTCGTCACGGAGTTTATCGAGAACGCCAAGGAGATCGAGATCGACGCGGTGGCCCGCGGCGGCGAGGTGTTGATCTACGCCATTTCCGAGCACGTTGAGTTCGCAGGCGTCCACTCGGGCGACGCGACGATGGTATTCCCGCCGCAGAAGATGTATGTCGAGACGATGCGGCGCATCAAGAAGATCGCCCGCGAGGTAGCCCGCATGCTCAACATATCGGGCCCGTTCAACATGCAGCTGATGGCCAAGGACAACGAGATCAAGGTCATCGAGTGCAACCTGCGCGCGTCGCGCAGCTTCCCGTTCGTGTCGAAGGTACTGAAGGTGAACTTCATCGACATAGCGACGAAGATCATGCTCGGCATCGAGCCCGACGTGCCGCACAAGTCGGCCTTCGAGCTCGACTACGTCGGCATCAAGGCGCCGCAGTTCTCGTTCTCGCGGCTGCAGAAGGCCGACCCGGTGCTGGGCGTCGAAATGGCGTCTACCGGCGAGGTGGGCTGCATCGGCGAGAACTTCCACGAGGCGATTCTCAAGTCGATGATGTCCGTAGGCTATGCGATCCCGAAGAAGAACATCCTGCTGTCGACCGGCGACTCGCGCTCGAAGATGGACATGCTGTCGGCCGCCAAAGCGCTTCAGGAGAAGGGCTACAACATCTTCGCGACCAAAGGCACGGCCCAGTTCTTGGAAACGAACGGCGTGCACGCGACGGTGCTCCACTGGCCCGACCAGAGCGAGCAGCCCAACACGCTGACCTACATCAAGGAGAAGAAGATCGATCTGGTGGTCAATATCCCGAAGAACCTGTCGAAGACCGAGCTCAGCAACGACTACACGATTCGCCGCAGCGCGATCGACTTCAACATTCCGCTCATCACGAACGCTCGACTGGCGAGCGCCTTTATCACGGCGTTCTGCAAGCTCGACAAGCAGGACATCAAGATCAAGAGCTGGAACGAATACTAA